The Streptomyces sp. NBC_00236 DNA window TGCCAGTGCCGTGAGCCGGTGCTCGGTGAAGAACACGGCGGGTGTGCCGCCCCGGTGACCGGTCGCGGCAACCCCGCTGACGGTGTACTGCCGCGCCGCGCCGCCCACTTGAAGCGTGACGCGCCTGCCCGGGGACGCCAGCGCCGCGTCCACGACCACCTCGGATGCGGACCTGGGCGCACGCCCCTCGGACAGCTCGTACGGAGTGAGTGCGGCGGACGGCCAGGAACGGCCCACCGCCGACGCCCCCTTGCCCACCGTCACCGGAACCGAGTCGTCCGCGACGGCTCGCGCCACGCCGTCCGCCGCTGCCGCCCGCGCCAGCACGGAACGCTCCAGCCGTACCCGCTCCGGCAGATGGGCGGTGGCCGTCTGCGGTTCGCTGCCCCACGGCTTCGCCGTGTACGTCACCCGCTGATCGGCCACCACCACCGCATCGGCCCCGGTGTAGCGCTCCACCGGCGGCAGGGCCAGCAACAGCGAGCCGAGCACCAGCGCGAAGGCGCCGAGCAGCGCGGCAGCGGCCGCCGTCGCGGCGAACACCGCGGTCCAGGCCCGGCGATGGGATGTCAGCGAGCGGCGGGCCAGGAACGCCGAGGCCCGCCTGCTCCCGGTCCGCACGCTCGCGCGCACCGGGTTCTCCGCCCTGGTGACCGTCATCGCAGCCGGCCCCCGTCCATCGTCATGACCGTGTCCGCCCAGCTCGCCGCCACCGGGTCATGGGTGACCATGACGACCGTGCGGCCGTCGAGCCGTACCGCGTCCCGCAGCAGCCCCAGCACCAGCGCCGCGGACTCGGGGTCCAGGGAGGCCGTCGGCTCGTCCGCGAAGACCACATCGGGTTCGGTCACCAACGCCCTCGCGACCGCCACCCGTTGCTGCTCACCGCCCGACAGGGCCGCCGGTCCGCCACTGCCCCGGCCGGACAGCCCGACCCGCTCCAGCAACCGGCGTCCACGGTCCAGCACGTCAGTGGCCCCGGGATCGGCACCGGCCAGGACGAGCGGCAGTACGACGTTCTCCTCGATGCTCAGTGATGCCACCAGGTTCAGCGCGTGCGACTGGAAGACGAAGCCGATCCTGTCCCGGCGCAGCCGGGTCAGCGCGGCCTCGGAGAGCGTGCCGAGATCGGTCCCGGCGATCCGTACCGTGCCCGACGACGGACGGTCCAGGCCCGCCGCGCACTGGAGGAACGTGCTCTTGCCCGACCCCGAGGGGCCGACCACCGCGGTGAAACTCCCCACGGGAATCACACAGCTCACCGCATCCAGCGCGACCGCCTCCCGGCCGCTGC harbors:
- a CDS encoding ABC transporter ATP-binding protein, with protein sequence MGTTTAVRTAALELKSVSRRHGRRGSGREAVALDAVSCVIPVGSFTAVVGPSGSGKSTFLQCAAGLDRPSSGTVRIAGTDLGTLSEAALTRLRRDRIGFVFQSHALNLVASLSIEENVVLPLVLAGADPGATDVLDRGRRLLERVGLSGRGSGGPAALSGGEQQRVAVARALVTEPDVVFADEPTASLDPESAALVLGLLRDAVRLDGRTVVMVTHDPVAASWADTVMTMDGGRLR